The Malus domestica chromosome 10, GDT2T_hap1 nucleotide sequence TTCAATTATTGTTATAGCCCATCAGGTGCAGCGAAAGCGCGCTTCGAGTAAGGCAGTAGCATCCTTAGGCAGAAATTTTGAGATATGAGTCGCCCTTGTACTTTGAGTACAACGGAAGTTCAAGAGCTTCCTCCGCAATTCGCCCGTCCTCATGAATCTTTTCTATCAAGCTCTCAAGCGATGAGAAATTCGCCTGTTTCAGTCCATacccaaaaattaaaacaaacgaTAGATGTCAGGACACGAACGACCATTCGACACCTTCCACAAGAAAATGGACAAGTTAGAGTAAATACCTCAGGCCGTATGTAGCCAACTATGATAAGACGCAGTTCTTCCCCATAAAAATCCTCATCGAAGTCATGAAGCAGCCATGGCTCCTGCATtacaaactaaatttaaaaaacaagccaagaagaaaaatacttgcaagGGCAACCGTGAGTGTCTTGGAAGACTCACTATGGTCTTTTCGGTGTTGTTGAAATAAGGATTCCAACCAATACTCATGACCATTTTGAAGACACCCCGTGTTGATAATCCAGCCCAACCAAAATATACTCCCGAGGGATGTTCGGAAAGAAGAGATGCATATCCTTCTGTGGATAAATTTGCTGAAGAAAAGATGCAGTGCGCTAATAAGGATACAAAATGAGGAAAGGGGGCAATTTAATTGAGCATAACAGGAAGAGAACAGCAGTTATATCAGAAGCATTCAAAATATTGGCTACCTATTTTTACCACAAAAAATGTGCTACAATTAACTGGGATATGTCGTCTCCAAATAAGAACACGAGTTATGTGCTACACTCTAACACACCTGTAGGGATCCCGAGTACTTTTGAGCCCCGACCAAATCCCTTAACAACTGGACCACCAATATGCCAAGGTTCTATAGGTAAAGTATCTTTTATCCCTGCaacaacaaattaaataaaatgaaaatgacttcTGCAGCAGAAACTCTCCATGGTTGAACAGAGACACAGATACTGGGATTTACAATCTTGGAAAGGAGGTAGGCCCCACATTTCAGGTCGCAAATCAAGCAGAGAGTTTATCACCTCATCCGCTGATGTATAGAGATGTGACTGCTTTGGGATGGAGGGTACAGCGACCACCTCCATTCCAGCAGCCTTTCCAGCTGTAACACCTGGTCTGACAAAACCCAAATACGAAAATGTtcaaggaagaaactcaaaggAAACTGACATCAGTTTGAAGACCATACACACATCATAAGGAGGAAATTTAGCATCTAATATGCAATTATCAAAGGAAAGAATCTTAATGAAGGAGAGAACATATTATTATTCGTTTATAGCAAATTGCCATCTATAACTGAAATTACTAGTTTTCACTAGAAACACTGCACACATGcgcatgtcatgtgcattgtgATGGAAGAAGAGTGACGCACGCATTAAGAAGACAAAAAAACTAGAATTTGGGAGAGAATAAATGGTAGCCAGAAAGTGGgtttaattaattcattaacCTAGTATTCAAATTAATTATTGGACTTGTCAATATGAAAGAGCCACAATTTACATTTTCAAGTCCGTTAACAAAAGTACAGATAAATAGTTTATATATGAGCCAGAAAAGCAATATGATTTATATTCGAGTACAGCATGCACAAGCCTTATCAAATTTAGGCTACATATAACTTTTTTGAAATAAGTATTTGTAtatagaataaaataaaaatggcaaaaaTAACAGTTTTCATTCAGGCTCTATCAAGAAGTTTTAGATGTAATGTAAACAAGGTTAGTTAAAGAGAACATGATGAAAACTATAACactcaaaagaaaaatgttccctgccacattttttgttttaactcTAATAAAAGAACCAGAGTAGGTATACGTACAGAGAATCTTCAATGACAAGGCAGCTGGAAGGTTCAACATTGAGCCTTTTAGCAGCTTCAAGGAATCTACATGCAAAACAAATATTTACAGTTTTAGAACACTATATAtcttagccgaccccacttagtgggaaaaggctttgttgttgttgtagaacACTATATATCTCATCCATGATAGAATAAACTCAAGTCAATATACACAAGTTTTTGCATCTCACATTTCAGGAGATGGCTTCCCCAAACTTACTTCATCACCACCAATGATGACTGAAAAAGATTCCTTCCAGCCTGCATATGAAAACAATAAGTAAATAAgtacttgtttggtatgataagACTAACTCATAATATCATGGATAAATCTGATACTAGACAATTAATGACGTAAGACATAAGCAAACACTGCATGCTTTTCAAGAACAGCAGTATACCCTGATGAAAAGAAAGTTTGGTTTCAATGTTTTCCTTTGGAGAGTTTGAAGCCAATGCCATTGGCACTCTATGACCACTCAAATGTTTAAGTAGCCGATAGGAACCTGGAAGCGCTTTAATGTTGCACCACCTATAGTGACAATTGTCAAAATCCAATCAACAGTTTTCCAACACATAACAGGCAAAACAAAATAACTTGGTACTAGCAACAAAAAGTCTTTCTAAACAGACATAAGAACAAGTATAGTAGTTAATTACTGATTGGAGAACAATGGGGTAATCTCTGAAAGTAATTCATTCGTTGTACACGATAACCCATAATCTTCCACAACAGCACTTGCAGCTTCAAGTGGTGTTTTTCCAGCTATTTTTTGAACTTCCCGCCCATCCCACTGCTTTCCATACTTACCCAAATAAACTTTCAAAACTTCACTTACAATACCATCTGTGATTAATTAAaacaatgaaaagaaaaagagtcaCCAACACCAGTAGAAAGCAAATAGCTACATGCAAGAATCAAAATTGATCCAGCAAAGAAAAGCCAAAAGAAGCATCAGTCCCTTATCACATACCACACTAAAATGACATTAAAGTAATACTGAAAATGCTCTTCAGAGCACAGACCTGTGTTCAGTAGTGTACCATCCAAATCAAGGATAATGCAGGACACCAATTTCTTTAAAGGCCGTGCAGTTGACATCTTCCCAATTATGCAGAAGACTCACAGTTAGATTTATGTTCCCACTGTTGAAATAGATCTGAAGCAAAGACAGATTTTTAAATTCATTGACTGAAATTCTAATAACTAATCCAAGAAATTCACCAAATTTCAATCCAACCGAAATTTATCGGCCATTTATTCACAGAAATAGTTGCCACTAGGAGGTGGTAATAACaactaaaaaattattaaaaataaattgagCATAATTTGTAAGTTGTTCAGTTTTGACTAACATTAtgttaatttatactaacaaaTGCATTGAAAAATAAAGATTGTAGGTAATAACAACtacaaaattattaaaaataaattgagCATAATTTGTAAGTTGTTCAGTTTTGACTAACGTTAtgttaatttatactaacaaaTGCATTGAAAAATAAAGAGTAAGTGAAATTGGATACATACCTGGGTTGAGAATTTGAATAACGTCTCAGAAAAGATAAGTTTTTTTGCAGTTTAGTACAACAAAGATGGAAATTGGTGTCTTATGcaataaaatatatttagtGATAGCATTATATAATCTTTAACACAATCTTACGAAAGCAAAAAGCACTTGCAaacacactcaattgcttgaaaCCTTGACAGCTGAAAGCTACTTCAGCAGCTAAAATTATTGTAGGAACCAAGATGCGGCAGAGATTTTTTTCAAATTGAAATTAACCTGCAGATGATtgcaaacacaaaaaaattcattttcaaataaagataaaacaaacttaaaatatttACAGGCTACTTTCAATAACAGGAGaataaaaacaaagcttttatCAACATGACTCTCAATTTTATGCAGATTAGCATAATCCAATTTAAGGGCAAAACAGACAgaatttacaaaataaaaaagaaacaaactgAAAGTCTAATCATGACAGATAACAGTGTAAATGTTACTAAAATAACTTGACACATGGTAAAAACCGAAACAActcaattaaacccaaaaattaaCCATGATCATCCATATGTGTTCCTTAGAAATGTTTAGCCCTCCAATGCTTTTGAGATACTTTGGTTCTGTTCGTCATTTATTTTATAAGAATGTGTGATATCATTTTATTCCAATAGCATATACTTaagattttgatttcttttcttATGTTATATTCCTGGTTTTGGTTGTCCAGCAGAGGTTGAACTAATGAGTCCAAAGCAGCAGACCACTAACTTAAAATGACAAACCACAATTTATCTCTCCCCCTCTACCTCCCTCACTTGTCAAACCAAACTAATAACCGATTCTGAACTTATCAAATCTAATAAGtgcaaaaaattataatcaaaaccaaataaaaatctAAACCCAAGCTCTGATTTCAATATAATCGACAACAAAAAAGCAAATTCAAGTCCAATATAACCAAATACCAAACAAAACTCTAAATCAGAACTCTAAAATCTTGAAATTGCTCACCTCAAATACACATGGCTCTGAAGGCTGCAAACAAAAGCCCCAAATCCAAAAAACCACAATTTCCTaaagccaaaaacaaaacaaaattagacACCATGATGGGGAATCCGAACCTACAaacaaaatccccaaaatcacgATACCCGAAATCacaataacaaaagaaaattacctAGATGCACAACCTGAAGAGCTCACCAAGAAACCCTAGCTCTTCTGCGCAAGAAATTCCTTCAAATCAAACTGAAAAACTGAACATGACTacctgaattcaataaaaataaaaatacaatcaATTTACTGCTAACAATCTTTTTTCACCaatgagaaaaaaaatccaaatcagTCATATTGTTTCCTCAATATGATACACAGTTTTTGTCCTGATCTATTAGTCATATTGTCTCCTCAATTTTTAACCTATAACATGTAATCCTCTGGATAACCTTTCTAGCTCTTCAGAGATAATGGTTAAGCTAATCTGCGCCGCAATGAAACTGTGAAAGGAAATTTATCTGAACTCACATAGACTACATTTCAATTagtttcattttaaaattaagCAGGAATCATGAAAACCATCTGTTTTGTTGTAAGAGCTACTAAACCCTATACGAGGAACATCATAAATTACGCGGCTGCACACGCAGAGACATAATTTGAAATTGGGGTGACCTGAACATTTAAGCCAAATCTACTTTAGAGGAAAGACTATCAAAAACTGCAGAGTTTGTTTTTTATGGCATTCCCTAAATTTTACACAACCTCTCAAAACTTTACACAATTTGGACCAAACTGAAGTTTCAGtgcacaacaaaaagaaaagctcTCCAGCCCATAACTTGAAAACTGAATTTGAGAAACATAAGCTGAAATCTGAATCCCTAATTTCCTAAATTCCTCAGTCCTAATTTCCTATATCCCAAACCCTAATACAGAACAGCTAAAAGTCAGAAATTCAGAGCACAACAACTGTATAATTAAAAGaaggaaattaaaaatttgCAGAGGAAGAACAACATATAATTagaaaataagaagaagaagaagaagtaagaTCGAAATGAAAAGAAACGCCGCCCACAACCCTGACAAAGCTAAGCTATCAAATCCAAAGTTTGATTATTGTGTTTTGGAA carries:
- the LOC103429479 gene encoding bifunctional riboflavin kinase/FMN phosphatase encodes the protein MSTARPLKKLVSCIILDLDGTLLNTDGIVSEVLKVYLGKYGKQWDGREVQKIAGKTPLEAASAVVEDYGLSCTTNELLSEITPLFSNQWCNIKALPGSYRLLKHLSGHRVPMALASNSPKENIETKLSFHQGWKESFSVIIGGDEVSLGKPSPEIFLEAAKRLNVEPSSCLVIEDSLPGVTAGKAAGMEVVAVPSIPKQSHLYTSADEVINSLLDLRPEMWGLPPFQDWIKDTLPIEPWHIGGPVVKGFGRGSKVLGIPTANLSTEGYASLLSEHPSGVYFGWAGLSTRGVFKMVMSIGWNPYFNNTEKTIEPWLLHDFDEDFYGEELRLIIVGYIRPEANFSSLESLIEKIHEDGRIAEEALELPLYSKYKGDSYLKISA